In Bacillus sp. KH172YL63, one genomic interval encodes:
- a CDS encoding DUF2515 family protein, giving the protein MIIPDCFFNHCKGRRNHRIPVLQESEIIQLYENIRQLPSLDIYYSHDLKVYDEISEKVKAGNRDNVTRTTFYLSFFNKHPDIHWAFLAHMVSRNAGYHMTDIRSRLLSAFLTEREQADLFSFLDLCNAAIFRDAFPQLLLYEKWKETGRTFFHLLRKFHVSAFMRTVWDRFLSNGNQSMLTVAMIMNEQHMVENRILLQPEVNFGVEKWKFLLQDRLEFASILFPHGERHPLSLAGHGVSHFEQVHRRILLGKRLYQILFHQSVYPSALSFANHHVHTGSRSDYWPHIYTSHDTPSRLYSPFLRDVWDESALISVPTSDWFTDQTIDVMMPLSSLPTPRHFSMSKKWKTKTSVLLTLKREQRK; this is encoded by the coding sequence ATGATCATTCCAGACTGCTTTTTCAACCATTGCAAAGGCCGTAGGAATCACAGGATACCTGTACTCCAAGAAAGTGAAATCATCCAGTTGTATGAGAATATCAGACAACTTCCTTCTTTGGACATTTACTACTCTCATGACCTCAAGGTGTATGATGAAATTTCGGAAAAAGTAAAAGCTGGGAACAGGGATAATGTGACAAGGACCACTTTCTATCTTTCATTTTTCAATAAACATCCTGACATTCATTGGGCATTTCTTGCACACATGGTTTCAAGAAATGCAGGATATCACATGACTGACATCCGAAGCCGTTTGCTCTCCGCATTTTTGACGGAAAGGGAACAAGCCGATTTGTTCTCGTTTCTTGATTTATGTAATGCTGCAATCTTCCGGGATGCTTTCCCTCAATTGTTACTGTATGAAAAGTGGAAGGAAACGGGCCGAACATTCTTTCACCTTTTAAGGAAGTTTCATGTGTCCGCGTTCATGAGGACGGTTTGGGATCGGTTTCTCTCGAATGGGAACCAATCGATGTTAACTGTCGCGATGATCATGAACGAGCAGCATATGGTCGAAAACAGGATACTACTGCAACCTGAGGTCAATTTCGGAGTGGAAAAATGGAAATTCCTCCTGCAGGATCGATTGGAGTTTGCCTCCATTCTATTCCCCCATGGAGAGCGCCATCCGCTTTCCCTTGCAGGGCATGGGGTATCCCACTTTGAGCAGGTACATCGGAGGATTCTCTTGGGAAAGCGATTGTATCAGATCCTCTTTCATCAATCCGTTTATCCTTCTGCATTGTCTTTTGCCAATCATCATGTCCACACAGGGTCAAGATCTGATTATTGGCCGCACATCTATACAAGCCATGACACTCCTTCCCGGCTGTACAGTCCTTTCTTACGTGATGTTTGGGATGAAAGTGCATTGATTTCTGTTCCCACGTCCGATTGGTTCACCGATCAAACCATTGATGTGATGATGCCACTCTCCTCCTTGCCTACTCCACGGCATTTCTCCATGTCAAAGAAATGGAAAACAAAGACGTCAGTACTTCTCACGCTGAAAAGAGAGCAGCGAAAATAA
- a CDS encoding spore germination protein has protein sequence MAPFKIHSKKNKENQRNASGEITEEDFEPIEGAMKEDLESNVSFIKEQFGHCSDLVIRRLNPHDRIKIAVIHIEGLAGAQQIQDSVIKSMLSWFDNNGNFGAEVDLMMECGNSIMTSGEVSYTETFKETFSYILAGEAAILIDGYPQSLIAMTKDPTKRDVTDPKTQSVVRGPQEGFTEDIRTNTTLIRRKIKNVNLRHDTKVIGRNTHTDVSMMYLKGVAGEDVVGEVHRRLDEIDIDGILESAYIEELIQDSTLSPFPTIFNSERPDVVAAGILEGRVAIFVDGTPFVLTVPVIFPQFLQSAEDYYQRTDWGLIRLLRYVAFFLALLSPSLFIAIKTFHQELIPTPLMISLSAQRAGVPFPAFVEAVIMELTFEILREAGIRMPKAVGQAISIVGALVIGQAAVEAGFVTPAMVIVVSVTAISTFVFPAYNLAIAVRGLRFAFMILAATFGLFGVTVGLFLMIIHLCSLRSFGVPYMSPIAPYNQEDQKDAIFHFPLKWSTRRQRLIGSSGMNQQQSDGNFDKK, from the coding sequence ATGGCACCATTCAAAATTCATTCTAAAAAGAATAAGGAAAACCAACGGAATGCCTCTGGGGAAATAACGGAAGAAGATTTTGAACCGATTGAAGGTGCCATGAAAGAAGATCTCGAAAGTAATGTATCATTTATCAAAGAGCAGTTCGGTCATTGTTCTGATTTGGTTATAAGGAGATTGAACCCTCACGATAGGATCAAAATCGCAGTAATCCATATTGAAGGATTGGCAGGCGCACAACAGATCCAAGATTCAGTCATCAAGTCAATGCTGTCCTGGTTTGATAATAACGGAAATTTCGGAGCTGAAGTTGATTTAATGATGGAATGCGGCAATTCTATCATGACGAGTGGTGAAGTGTCCTATACGGAAACATTTAAAGAAACCTTCTCCTATATATTGGCTGGCGAAGCCGCGATTTTGATCGACGGATATCCCCAGTCGCTCATCGCGATGACCAAAGATCCCACCAAGCGGGATGTAACCGATCCAAAAACCCAAAGTGTCGTTCGGGGTCCCCAGGAAGGATTCACTGAGGATATCCGAACCAATACGACATTGATACGGAGAAAGATAAAAAATGTAAACCTTCGCCATGATACGAAAGTGATCGGGAGAAATACCCATACCGATGTAAGTATGATGTATTTGAAGGGTGTCGCAGGTGAGGATGTTGTAGGGGAAGTCCATCGCAGGCTTGATGAAATTGATATAGATGGAATTCTGGAAAGTGCCTACATTGAAGAGTTGATACAGGATAGTACCCTCTCGCCATTTCCGACCATTTTCAATTCTGAACGGCCTGATGTAGTCGCTGCCGGAATATTGGAAGGCAGGGTGGCCATCTTTGTGGACGGGACACCGTTTGTATTGACCGTCCCAGTAATTTTCCCCCAATTCCTACAATCTGCAGAAGATTATTATCAGCGTACTGATTGGGGATTGATCAGATTGCTTCGCTACGTTGCTTTTTTCCTCGCCCTTTTAAGTCCTTCGTTGTTTATTGCCATTAAGACCTTTCATCAGGAGCTTATTCCTACGCCACTGATGATCAGTTTATCCGCTCAGAGGGCTGGTGTCCCTTTTCCTGCATTTGTGGAAGCTGTCATTATGGAATTGACATTTGAAATCCTCAGGGAAGCAGGTATCAGGATGCCGAAAGCCGTCGGTCAGGCGATTTCCATTGTCGGTGCATTGGTCATCGGACAGGCGGCAGTGGAGGCAGGCTTCGTAACACCGGCAATGGTCATCGTCGTGTCTGTAACGGCGATCTCAACGTTTGTATTCCCTGCTTATAACCTGGCAATCGCCGTCAGGGGACTAAGGTTTGCCTTCATGATATTGGCTGCTACGTTCGGGTTATTCGGAGTGACGGTGGGACTGTTTTTAATGATCATCCATCTGTGTAGCCTCCGTTCATTCGGCGTTCCATACATGTCTCCGATTGCCCCATATAATCAGGAAGATCAAAAGGATGCGATTTTTCATTTCCCGCTGAAATGGTCAACGAGACGGCAAAGGCTGATCGGCTCTTCAGGCATGAATCAACAGCAGTCCGACGGCAACTTCGATAAGAAATAA
- a CDS encoding YozE family protein has translation MRKSFYHYLMKYRQPAAKDDITHFANAAYDDHSFPKQSEEYHEISSYLEMNGQYLESMSIFDRAWDAYLLEEKN, from the coding sequence ATGAGGAAATCCTTTTATCATTACTTAATGAAATACAGGCAGCCCGCTGCAAAGGACGACATCACTCATTTCGCGAATGCTGCGTACGATGATCATAGCTTCCCGAAGCAATCGGAAGAATATCATGAGATCAGTTCCTATTTGGAAATGAACGGACAATACCTTGAAAGTATGTCCATTTTCGACCGGGCATGGGATGCCTATTTATTAGAAGAAAAGAACTAA
- a CDS encoding Ger(x)C family spore germination protein, which yields MKRMKSGFIILLTLFLLTGCWNRRELNELVIALAIGIDKTENGYRFSVQLINPTSSSQATKKGAVGPTVRVASAEGETLFEAWRRLTQSTPRKVYFAHVQLLILDEEVVKGGLKSLLDPLIRDHELRNDFYVGVARGSSAEDVISILTILEPIPALSLHSMIASSSDHYGTINSYKFDELLEDLKTDGKELALSGIKVDGDIKAGREMSNTESSNPTTQLNLDNMAVFKDDRFVGWFNENQSKGYNYSQGNIKSTAEVFSCPNDKEGKYSVEVIRVGSKSKASIRKGSPEVVIDIQVEGNLIDAECEVNPVDVKIHSDIEKKLESKVERLVKEAITASQDEFQSDLLGFGSTVHRKEAAYWRENYKKWNDIFPTVKSTVKVTAKIHNTGTLGESLKEGG from the coding sequence ATGAAACGCATGAAGTCAGGTTTTATCATTTTGCTGACATTGTTTTTACTCACCGGGTGCTGGAATCGAAGGGAGTTGAATGAACTGGTCATTGCTTTGGCAATCGGCATAGATAAAACAGAAAACGGCTATCGCTTCTCAGTACAATTGATCAATCCCACCTCTTCGTCACAAGCTACTAAAAAAGGTGCCGTCGGACCGACAGTGAGGGTTGCATCGGCGGAAGGGGAAACATTATTCGAGGCGTGGAGAAGACTTACCCAGTCAACGCCGCGAAAAGTATATTTTGCCCATGTCCAGCTGTTGATCCTGGACGAAGAGGTAGTAAAAGGAGGCTTGAAAAGTCTCCTTGATCCCTTAATCCGGGACCATGAATTAAGAAATGATTTTTATGTAGGCGTAGCGAGGGGAAGCAGCGCTGAAGATGTAATATCCATTTTGACCATACTTGAACCGATCCCGGCCCTTTCTCTCCATTCGATGATTGCTTCATCGAGTGATCACTATGGCACCATTAATTCTTATAAATTTGATGAGTTGTTGGAGGATTTAAAGACTGATGGTAAAGAACTGGCTCTTTCTGGCATCAAGGTGGATGGAGATATTAAGGCAGGTAGAGAAATGTCAAACACTGAATCATCCAATCCGACAACCCAATTGAATCTGGATAATATGGCGGTGTTCAAGGATGACAGGTTTGTCGGGTGGTTCAATGAAAATCAAAGCAAAGGTTATAACTACTCCCAAGGGAATATTAAGAGTACAGCTGAAGTTTTCTCCTGTCCGAATGACAAAGAAGGAAAGTATTCGGTTGAAGTGATCCGTGTGGGGAGTAAAAGTAAAGCATCTATTCGAAAAGGCTCTCCTGAAGTGGTTATTGACATACAGGTAGAAGGCAATCTGATAGACGCAGAATGTGAAGTGAATCCGGTGGATGTAAAAATCCATTCTGACATCGAAAAGAAGTTAGAAAGCAAAGTAGAGAGATTGGTGAAAGAGGCGATTACGGCTTCTCAAGATGAATTCCAATCAGATCTGCTTGGGTTCGGCAGTACGGTTCACAGAAAAGAAGCAGCGTATTGGAGGGAGAATTATAAAAAATGGAATGATATCTTTCCAACCGTGAAGTCAACAGTGAAGGTGACGGCCAAAATCCACAATACCGGCACGCTTGGGGAGTCACTGAAGGAGGGTGGATGA
- a CDS encoding YozD family protein, translating into MREIEVFIDTEEIAEFFMKELIARGYVPSEDELEEIADITFEYLIAKCIIDEEWEEDE; encoded by the coding sequence ATGCGGGAGATTGAAGTGTTTATCGATACGGAAGAAATTGCAGAGTTCTTTATGAAGGAACTGATTGCAAGAGGATACGTACCGTCAGAAGATGAACTGGAAGAAATAGCGGATATCACATTCGAGTATCTGATTGCCAAGTGCATCATCGATGAAGAATGGGAAGAAGATGAATAG
- a CDS encoding YitT family protein: MFRTFLVIIAGSMFLGIGINMFFVPHHFLDGGVIGVGLIAYYWFGFKPGLTIILFSVPLYIFAFFKNRTLFYNSVHGLWLSSMMIDFFHHYSASFTLPPLMSAMIGGGVVGIGIGLMLRGDSATGGSDLLAQLIGKSFRLNVGKLIFIFDTIVLLIGWPIIGTEAFLYSLLAVSSVGFFTTILTHQREGG; encoded by the coding sequence ATGTTCAGGACCTTTCTTGTCATCATTGCTGGCAGTATGTTTCTAGGTATAGGGATCAATATGTTCTTCGTTCCTCATCATTTCCTTGACGGGGGGGTGATCGGTGTCGGGCTTATAGCCTATTACTGGTTTGGGTTCAAGCCGGGACTGACCATCATCCTATTTAGTGTGCCCTTGTATATATTCGCTTTCTTTAAGAATAGAACCCTCTTTTATAACAGTGTCCATGGTTTGTGGCTTTCTTCCATGATGATCGACTTCTTTCACCACTACAGTGCATCCTTTACGCTCCCTCCGTTGATGAGTGCGATGATTGGAGGCGGGGTTGTCGGGATTGGAATCGGCCTGATGCTGCGGGGCGATTCTGCTACGGGAGGCTCAGATTTACTGGCCCAACTGATCGGAAAGAGCTTCCGCTTGAACGTGGGAAAGCTGATCTTTATTTTTGATACGATCGTCCTTCTGATCGGCTGGCCCATCATCGGGACGGAAGCATTTTTATATTCATTATTGGCGGTCAGTTCAGTCGGTTTTTTCACAACCATCCTGACACATCAAAGGGAGGGAGGGTGA
- a CDS encoding sporulation protein, whose product MSFFNKVFASIGIGAATVDTKLEKSSYQAGETVKGVVEITGGNTDQSIDAIYLTLFTTYIRESDDKKVTDYAPIQKVQISEPFTIKENEKKELSFTFTLPFETPITYGNTRVWVATGVDIKNAVDPKDKDYIEIVPNALTNAILESIQALGFRIRKVECEEASGRFRGRYPFIQEYEFVPVNGPFQRKLDELEVVFLNQTEKQVELLLEVDRRARGLGGFLAEALDMDESVISMTISTSDLPRLESILQNAIDQFA is encoded by the coding sequence ATGTCATTTTTTAATAAAGTATTTGCTTCAATCGGAATCGGAGCAGCAACAGTTGATACCAAACTCGAAAAATCGAGCTACCAGGCAGGGGAAACGGTAAAAGGCGTTGTGGAAATCACTGGGGGGAATACAGATCAAAGTATAGATGCCATATACCTCACACTGTTCACAACGTACATCCGGGAATCAGATGATAAGAAAGTCACAGACTATGCACCGATTCAGAAGGTTCAAATATCAGAGCCATTCACCATCAAAGAAAATGAAAAGAAGGAGCTGTCATTCACCTTCACATTACCATTTGAAACTCCGATCACCTATGGGAACACGAGGGTGTGGGTAGCAACGGGAGTGGATATTAAAAATGCGGTCGACCCGAAAGATAAAGATTACATTGAAATCGTCCCGAATGCTTTGACCAATGCCATTTTAGAATCCATTCAGGCCCTTGGTTTCAGAATCCGCAAAGTGGAGTGTGAAGAAGCATCAGGCCGTTTCAGAGGTCGCTACCCGTTCATTCAGGAATATGAATTTGTCCCAGTGAATGGACCATTTCAACGTAAATTGGATGAACTTGAAGTTGTGTTTCTAAATCAAACTGAAAAGCAAGTGGAGTTGCTTCTTGAAGTGGATAGACGAGCAAGAGGCTTGGGAGGATTCCTGGCTGAAGCGTTGGATATGGACGAATCCGTGATTAGCATGACGATTTCCACGTCGGATCTGCCACGTCTGGAGTCAATCCTTCAAAATGCAATCGATCAATTTGCTTAA
- a CDS encoding YodL domain-containing protein: MALLERIIRPRLLRSTYDLTIFQTPHYGEDKGYEKVYRFSVEANNHEEALYETFRTFNVPDLIPKDYEGRYIATRDIVFIDEGRRGHYYYRLQPNGWKRVNRIVIL, from the coding sequence ATGGCTTTACTTGAAAGAATCATTCGTCCCAGGCTCTTGAGATCTACGTATGACTTGACGATTTTCCAAACACCACATTACGGGGAAGACAAGGGATATGAGAAGGTATATCGTTTCTCGGTTGAAGCAAATAATCATGAAGAAGCCTTATACGAAACTTTCAGGACGTTCAACGTGCCAGACTTGATTCCTAAGGATTATGAAGGCAGATACATCGCAACGCGGGATATTGTCTTTATTGATGAAGGCAGAAGAGGTCATTACTATTACCGTCTTCAGCCGAACGGATGGAAAAGAGTGAACCGGATTGTTATTCTATGA
- a CDS encoding GerAB/ArcD/ProY family transporter: MGAPVQKISPGQFRLLVMLFSVGSSILLIPPALISASKEDGWISGAIGVSVGVLIILLYIGLIKSHPGKSYFFMLEKTFGKWIGKAISFLYILFIILLTCEVLSNLGDFMTTQIMVETPKIYIHLLFLIPIMYGVGQGIEVLARTAQAIYPTFILLLFFLIVFLIPEGQLENLEPVFGEGMKSIISGAFPILTVPYLEMFVLILISTYVTDKNKVGKSFIIGGIMGGAILILITFLIILVLGYSFSSLLEYPTYVLAKKINIADFLQRLEIIAAALWIISLFFKVSICFYSSVEGVREWMNLTNHRALIFPLGICVLYFSISVFPDSAYFAMIVNDVVFSYTLLFGMVIPLACFIVIRLKNKFSSKGTL, translated from the coding sequence ATGGGAGCTCCCGTACAAAAAATTTCGCCGGGGCAATTCAGGCTGTTGGTCATGCTGTTCTCAGTGGGAAGTTCGATCCTGTTGATCCCCCCGGCCTTGATTTCAGCCAGTAAAGAAGACGGTTGGATTTCAGGTGCGATCGGCGTTTCGGTGGGGGTGCTGATTATCCTTCTATACATTGGACTGATCAAATCCCATCCCGGAAAATCGTATTTCTTTATGCTTGAGAAAACATTCGGGAAGTGGATAGGGAAAGCGATTTCCTTTCTTTATATTCTCTTTATTATCCTGCTGACCTGTGAAGTGTTAAGTAACTTAGGTGATTTTATGACGACGCAAATCATGGTGGAAACCCCGAAGATTTATATTCATCTATTATTTTTAATACCCATCATGTATGGGGTCGGGCAAGGGATTGAAGTTCTTGCAAGAACAGCACAGGCTATTTACCCTACATTTATCTTATTACTGTTCTTTCTCATCGTTTTTCTTATCCCCGAAGGTCAGTTAGAAAATCTCGAACCAGTCTTTGGGGAGGGGATGAAATCAATCATTTCAGGCGCATTCCCGATCTTGACCGTACCATATTTAGAAATGTTTGTACTGATCCTGATTTCTACCTATGTAACCGATAAAAACAAGGTGGGAAAATCATTCATCATCGGAGGAATAATGGGCGGGGCCATTTTGATTCTGATTACATTCCTGATCATACTCGTATTAGGTTACTCCTTTTCATCATTGTTAGAATATCCGACCTATGTTTTAGCGAAAAAAATCAATATTGCAGATTTTCTCCAAAGGTTGGAAATCATCGCGGCTGCGCTTTGGATTATTAGCCTGTTCTTTAAAGTCAGCATCTGCTTTTATTCCTCGGTTGAAGGGGTGAGGGAATGGATGAACCTCACAAACCATAGGGCCCTCATATTTCCGCTGGGCATTTGTGTACTCTATTTTTCCATTTCAGTATTTCCTGACAGTGCCTATTTTGCCATGATTGTCAATGATGTGGTTTTTTCGTATACACTACTATTCGGAATGGTCATCCCTTTGGCTTGTTTCATAGTCATCCGGTTGAAGAATAAATTCTCATCTAAAGGTACTTTATGA
- the deoD gene encoding purine-nucleoside phosphorylase, whose protein sequence is MSVHINAKENEIAETVLLPGDPLRAKYIAETFLENPVCYNEVRNMFGYTGTYKGKRISVQGTGMGVPSISIYINELMQSYNVKNLIRVGTCGAIQKDVKVRDVILAMTSSTDSQMNKLTFNGIDYAPTANFDLLKRAYDAGTEKGLNLKVGNVFTADMFYNDNAEFEKWAQYGILAIEMETTALYTLASKYGRNALSVLTVSDHILTGEETSAEERQTTFNEMIEVALEAAIQE, encoded by the coding sequence ATGAGTGTACATATTAATGCAAAAGAAAATGAAATTGCAGAAACGGTATTATTACCTGGAGATCCGCTGAGAGCGAAATACATTGCTGAAACATTCCTTGAAAATCCAGTATGTTACAATGAAGTCCGTAACATGTTTGGATACACGGGAACGTATAAAGGAAAACGCATATCCGTCCAAGGAACTGGAATGGGTGTACCATCCATCTCCATTTACATCAATGAACTCATGCAAAGTTACAACGTAAAGAACCTGATCCGTGTCGGTACTTGCGGGGCGATCCAAAAGGATGTTAAAGTGCGCGACGTCATTCTTGCAATGACTTCATCCACGGATTCCCAAATGAACAAACTGACTTTCAACGGGATCGATTATGCTCCGACAGCCAACTTCGATCTTCTGAAGCGTGCATATGATGCAGGTACTGAAAAGGGTCTTAACCTTAAGGTTGGGAATGTTTTCACTGCTGATATGTTCTATAATGACAACGCAGAATTTGAAAAGTGGGCGCAATACGGCATTTTAGCCATTGAGATGGAAACAACCGCTCTATACACACTGGCATCTAAGTATGGAAGAAATGCCCTGTCAGTACTGACTGTGAGTGACCACATCCTGACTGGTGAAGAAACGTCTGCTGAAGAACGCCAAACGACATTCAATGAAATGATTGAAGTTGCCTTAGAAGCTGCTATCCAAGAGTAA
- a CDS encoding S41 family peptidase, with amino-acid sequence MEHENTEQSQQDNQSSFIKMKKFKFVMLLFFLVFATAGITTFALAFGDEKAVNVGVTERSEFQKLYEAYDKLNQDYYKELDKEDLVNGAINGMIDSVGDPYSDYMNQEEAKRFDESISSSFEGIGAEIQEKEGYISIVSPIKGSPAEKAGLQPNDTITKVDGKSIQGMSVTDAVLLIRGEKGTKVTLTIQRAGQEKPMDVTITRDEIPIETVYAEMQDNGVAKIQITSFSQNTYKELTEALNEMNEKGMKKLVLDLRQNPGGLLDQAVKISNLFVPEGEVLFQVKDNNGKVEKYVSESGQKVDVPAVVLVDEGSASAAEILSAAVSESNDILLIGTKTFGKGTVQTAETFEDGSNMKFTTAKWLTPEGNWIHEKGIKPDIEVKMPDYAQLPYINPEKELKESDLSDQVKTAEQMLNALDLNPGNVDGYFDEDTTSAVKTFQQENGLKETGTLNGETITKLMTKLREMLQENDPQLNKAIEELNKK; translated from the coding sequence TTGGAACACGAAAATACAGAACAGTCACAACAAGACAATCAATCAAGCTTTATTAAAATGAAAAAATTCAAATTTGTTATGCTTCTCTTTTTCCTTGTGTTTGCGACGGCGGGCATCACGACGTTTGCACTGGCATTTGGAGATGAGAAAGCCGTCAACGTGGGCGTGACAGAACGCTCAGAGTTTCAAAAACTGTATGAAGCTTATGATAAGTTGAATCAGGACTACTACAAGGAATTGGATAAGGAGGACCTCGTAAACGGCGCGATCAATGGGATGATTGACAGCGTAGGGGATCCTTATTCAGATTACATGAACCAGGAAGAAGCGAAGAGATTTGATGAAAGCATCTCATCTTCCTTCGAGGGAATCGGTGCGGAAATCCAAGAGAAGGAAGGATACATCTCCATCGTGTCGCCGATCAAGGGATCACCTGCAGAAAAAGCCGGCCTTCAGCCAAACGACACCATCACGAAGGTCGACGGCAAGAGCATTCAAGGTATGAGTGTGACGGACGCTGTCCTCTTGATCCGTGGTGAAAAAGGGACAAAAGTGACACTGACGATTCAACGGGCCGGTCAGGAAAAGCCGATGGATGTGACCATCACACGTGATGAAATCCCGATTGAAACGGTTTATGCTGAAATGCAGGATAATGGTGTCGCTAAAATCCAGATTACAAGCTTCTCACAAAACACATATAAAGAGCTGACAGAAGCCCTTAATGAGATGAATGAAAAAGGGATGAAAAAACTCGTCCTCGATCTTAGACAAAATCCGGGCGGCCTGCTGGATCAAGCTGTCAAAATTTCAAATCTGTTTGTTCCGGAAGGCGAAGTGCTGTTCCAGGTGAAAGATAACAACGGAAAAGTTGAAAAGTATGTGTCTGAATCCGGACAAAAGGTCGATGTCCCTGCAGTGGTACTGGTCGATGAGGGCAGCGCAAGTGCAGCTGAAATCCTGTCTGCCGCTGTCAGCGAATCCAACGATATTCTGCTCATCGGTACGAAAACATTCGGTAAAGGTACCGTGCAAACTGCCGAAACTTTTGAAGACGGGTCCAACATGAAATTCACGACGGCTAAATGGCTGACGCCTGAAGGGAACTGGATTCATGAAAAAGGCATAAAGCCTGATATCGAAGTGAAGATGCCGGATTATGCACAATTGCCATATATCAACCCTGAAAAGGAACTGAAGGAATCAGACTTATCAGACCAGGTGAAGACAGCGGAACAAATGCTGAATGCCCTGGATTTGAATCCTGGAAACGTCGACGGATACTTCGATGAAGATACAACTAGTGCCGTAAAGACATTCCAACAGGAAAACGGGTTGAAAGAAACAGGTACACTGAATGGGGAGACAATCACGAAGCTGATGACAAAGCTGAGAGAAATGCTTCAGGAAAATGACCCTCAGTTAAACAAAGCGATCGAAGAACTCAATAAAAAGTAA
- a CDS encoding M15 family metallopeptidase, protein MKKIIFVTASSLVILSGCSQVQDWSEQLFGQKQQETKEEPTVKTPEQGDEQQAQEPAEKSPEEVIPEELQLEAQYFNEVKVVDGKQVIQNPSNLLALVNKEYALDAYKPVDLVRPNVPFVFGSQELEKAQLRKEAADQLEKMFADAKKQEIYLTAISGYRSYEYQKMLLEREIAQFGEEKAVMAVAPPGQSEHQSGLAMDISSKSNNFQVNIEFADTKEGKWLAQNAYKYGFILRYPEDKVSITQYQYEPWHFRYVGMEAAKVIHENDWTLEEFFTNMKKI, encoded by the coding sequence ATGAAAAAGATCATCTTTGTAACTGCTTCTTCCTTGGTGATCCTATCAGGGTGTTCGCAAGTACAAGATTGGTCAGAACAATTATTTGGCCAAAAACAGCAGGAAACGAAAGAGGAACCAACTGTCAAGACGCCGGAACAGGGTGACGAACAGCAAGCGCAAGAGCCTGCAGAGAAATCTCCTGAAGAAGTCATTCCTGAGGAATTGCAGTTAGAGGCGCAGTACTTCAATGAAGTCAAAGTGGTTGACGGCAAGCAGGTTATTCAAAACCCGTCTAATCTTTTGGCACTGGTGAATAAGGAGTATGCTTTAGACGCCTACAAGCCGGTTGATTTAGTACGCCCGAATGTCCCATTTGTATTTGGGAGTCAGGAATTGGAGAAAGCCCAGCTGCGTAAAGAGGCAGCAGATCAGTTGGAAAAAATGTTTGCAGATGCAAAAAAACAGGAAATCTATTTAACAGCCATTTCCGGTTATCGTTCATATGAATATCAAAAGATGCTTCTCGAAAGGGAAATCGCCCAATTCGGTGAAGAAAAGGCTGTGATGGCCGTTGCACCGCCGGGACAAAGTGAACATCAATCTGGATTGGCAATGGACATTTCAAGCAAGAGCAACAACTTTCAGGTGAATATAGAATTTGCCGATACGAAAGAAGGGAAATGGCTTGCTCAAAATGCTTATAAATATGGATTTATCCTCCGATACCCGGAAGATAAGGTATCCATCACCCAATATCAATATGAGCCGTGGCATTTCAGATATGTGGGGATGGAAGCGGCGAAAGTGATCCACGAAAATGATTGGACGCTTGAAGAATTCTTTACGAATATGAAAAAAATATAA
- a CDS encoding protein kinase domain-containing protein, whose protein sequence is MRPYKKLFSNHVQYVENEVKALQILTHPQFPAFFGSGNVHGTPYMLMGKMEGRTFEELTFQEGEKYSEAESLQLGLQLIELVDWIHQKGYVHRDLRIPNILYHQGSLNIIDFGLACERQSDGEEKFTHSDYMRGKSNKSDFYAIGHFLIVLIVFIL, encoded by the coding sequence TTGCGCCCATACAAAAAGTTATTTTCCAATCACGTCCAATATGTCGAAAATGAAGTCAAAGCGCTTCAAATTCTGACTCACCCCCAATTTCCGGCTTTTTTCGGAAGTGGGAATGTTCACGGGACACCTTATATGTTGATGGGGAAGATGGAAGGTCGCACGTTTGAAGAATTGACCTTTCAAGAAGGAGAAAAGTATTCAGAGGCAGAATCCTTACAGTTAGGTTTACAATTGATAGAGCTCGTTGATTGGATTCATCAAAAAGGCTATGTTCATCGGGACTTGAGGATTCCAAACATCCTTTATCATCAGGGAAGCCTGAACATCATTGATTTCGGGCTTGCATGTGAAAGGCAGAGTGATGGGGAAGAGAAATTCACTCATAGTGATTATATGCGGGGGAAATCGAATAAAAGTGATTTTTATGCAATCGGACATTTTTTGATTGTTCTTATTGTATTCATCCTATGA